The genomic window CATAACTCAAGATTACTTTTAAATATATATAGATAGGGTAAGTTGTAAGAAAAGGTAGCGTTGTTAAAAAATTATCAGTAATAGAACTTTTCAATAACTTCATAAGGAGTTTTATTATCTAGTCATTTATGTGGCTTTACAGTGTTATATCGATTTACAAATCTTTTTAAAGACATTTTTCTATGTTCTGATGACTTAAAAACTTCCTTACTGTGCCACATATCGATTAATGTTCTTATAACCCTCTCTGCTTTTCAATTTGTTCTTGGTGTTCTAACTTTTGTAAATTTTTGCTTTATTCAGCTTTTTACACACTCTTTAACAAATTCATGTTTATCATTTCATTTGTACTCAACTCAATTATCTGAGTACACACACTCAATAGTGTAAGGACATTCATCTATTACCTGTCTAAGAAACATAGACGAAGATACTTGTGTCTTATCTTGCATTATAGCTACATAAAGTTCTCTAGAATAGTCGTCTATTCATACAAATAAGTATTCAGACTTTTTGTTTGCTGCTCATCTTATAAGAGGTAGTTTTTTTGTGTCAAAATGCATCATTTCTCAAGGGTAGTTTTTATTGTATCTTCTAGCTTCTTTGTTTTTCTTTTCTATTATCTTAGATTCTATTTTAGCTAATCTAAGTAATCATCGCCTAATGTTTCTAAAT from Candidatus Absconditicoccus praedator includes these protein-coding regions:
- a CDS encoding integrase core domain-containing protein is translated as MNIHKNTRLTPLQRKEVWEYYKRGMKPKDLHIKFNVSLPTIYKIIKRARTQEFLPRNSINNRFRNIRRGLLRLAKIESKIIEKKNKEARRYNKNYPGEMMHFDTKKLPLIRGAANKKSEYLFVGIDDYSRELYVAIMQDKTQVSSSMFLRQVIDECPYTIECVYSDNGVEYKGNDKHEFVKECVKSGIKQKFTKVRTPRTNGKAERVIRTLIDMWHSKEVFKSSEHRKMSLKRFVNRYNTVKPHKGLDNKTPYEVIEKFYYG